One Lacunisphaera limnophila DNA window includes the following coding sequences:
- a CDS encoding efflux RND transporter permease subunit, giving the protein MIDKILEFSLRQRAFVVLGALALLGAGIWAALRLPIDATPDITNVQVQVNTEVNGLAPEEIEKLVTFPIEMEMSGVPGMTELRSLSKTGLSQITLVFGEDTDIYRARQLVSERMQNVAEELPPGITPKLAPISTGLGEIFYYVVDYKDDAPNKPETRTAQLMELKLIHDFVVKPGLRTVPGIAEVNASGGYEKQIVVQPRPDALLATGITFSDLASVIGENVENAGGGAVQIGGEQITIRADSRVQSAAEISQLPIKFRGAAAKPLLVRDVADVGIGSSLRTGSATYNGKEAVLGAALMLAGENSRIIAKRVAEKLVEITPKLPPGVTITTVYDRTDLVDRTIATVEKNLFEGAVLVVVVLLGLLGNWRAALIVALAIPLSFLFAITGMVRFGVSGNLMSLGAVDFGLIIDGAVVMVENIVRRLGVRQHELHRTLTLEERMHTVLAAAKEVGRPTFFGVFIITIVYVPILSLTGIEGKMFKPMALTVIFALIGALILSLTLMPVLCSYFLRGKITEEDNFLVRAAKAVYRPTLEVALRLRWLFVGVAVALFVGAVVLFTRLGAEFVPQLDEGSYAAHMIRTTSIGLDAAIAMQERSEKILKERFPEVTYTFSRIGTSEVATDPMGVNVADTYIFYKPFDQWPKDEHGHTPTKDEVATRMAAELAAQLPAESHLFSQPIEMRFNEILEGTRADIAVKVFGDDYAEIERIASEAREILERVPGAADVEFDALGKAPMLEIKLKRDAMTRYNVHASEVNATVATALAGTETGVIVDGNRRYPIVVRLPENLRAAFDELKHLPLRSSHEEGVITLGQVADFVITEKVNTIAREFGQRRAAIMVNLRGRDVESFVLEARAKVNESIKLPPGYSIEFGGQFKNLQEARARLAVIVPVALAVIFLLIFFAFGSLRQASLVFSGIPLAVTGGVFALWLRDLPFSISAGIGFIALSGVAVLNGVMLVSYFNQLRELGRTVREATIEGSLTRLRPVLMTALVASLGFLPMALAHGAGAEVQRPLATVVIGGIVSATFLTLVLLPALYDWFERDTNSGSSEQAST; this is encoded by the coding sequence ATGATCGATAAAATTCTGGAATTCTCCCTCCGCCAGCGCGCCTTCGTCGTGCTCGGCGCCCTCGCGCTGCTCGGCGCGGGCATCTGGGCCGCCCTGCGGCTGCCCATCGACGCCACCCCCGACATCACCAACGTGCAGGTGCAGGTCAACACTGAGGTCAACGGTCTGGCCCCCGAAGAGATCGAAAAGCTCGTCACGTTCCCAATCGAAATGGAAATGAGCGGCGTGCCCGGCATGACCGAGCTGCGTTCGCTCTCCAAGACGGGCCTTTCACAGATCACCCTCGTCTTCGGCGAAGACACCGACATCTACCGCGCCCGGCAACTTGTCAGCGAGCGCATGCAAAATGTTGCCGAGGAGCTGCCGCCCGGCATCACCCCGAAGCTCGCGCCCATCTCCACCGGCCTGGGTGAAATCTTCTACTACGTCGTCGATTACAAGGACGACGCTCCGAACAAGCCCGAAACCAGGACCGCACAGCTCATGGAGCTGAAACTCATCCACGACTTTGTCGTGAAGCCGGGCCTGCGCACCGTTCCGGGCATCGCCGAGGTCAATGCCTCGGGTGGCTACGAAAAGCAGATTGTCGTCCAGCCCCGTCCGGACGCATTGCTCGCCACCGGCATCACGTTCAGCGACCTCGCCAGCGTCATCGGCGAAAACGTCGAGAACGCGGGCGGCGGGGCCGTTCAAATCGGCGGTGAACAGATCACCATCCGTGCTGACAGCCGCGTCCAGTCCGCGGCGGAAATCTCCCAACTCCCGATCAAATTCCGGGGTGCCGCCGCGAAACCGCTTCTCGTCCGTGATGTTGCCGACGTGGGCATCGGGAGCAGCCTTCGCACCGGCTCAGCAACCTACAACGGCAAGGAGGCCGTGCTCGGGGCCGCGCTCATGCTGGCGGGCGAGAATTCCCGCATCATTGCCAAGCGCGTCGCGGAAAAACTCGTGGAAATCACCCCCAAGCTGCCGCCCGGGGTGACCATCACCACCGTTTATGACCGCACTGACTTGGTGGACCGGACCATCGCCACCGTCGAAAAGAACCTCTTCGAGGGCGCTGTCCTTGTGGTCGTCGTCCTGCTCGGTCTTCTGGGCAACTGGCGGGCCGCGCTGATCGTCGCCCTGGCCATCCCGCTGTCGTTTCTCTTCGCCATCACGGGCATGGTGCGTTTCGGCGTCTCCGGCAACCTGATGAGCCTCGGCGCGGTGGACTTCGGTCTCATCATCGACGGTGCTGTGGTGATGGTGGAAAACATCGTCCGCCGGCTCGGCGTGCGCCAACACGAGTTGCACCGCACGCTAACGCTGGAGGAGCGGATGCATACCGTGCTCGCCGCTGCCAAGGAAGTCGGCCGCCCGACCTTCTTCGGCGTCTTCATCATCACCATCGTCTACGTGCCCATCCTCTCGCTGACCGGCATCGAGGGGAAGATGTTCAAGCCGATGGCCCTCACGGTCATCTTTGCCTTGATCGGCGCGCTGATCCTCTCTCTGACCCTCATGCCCGTGCTCTGCTCGTATTTCCTGCGCGGTAAGATCACAGAGGAGGACAACTTCCTCGTCCGTGCCGCGAAGGCGGTCTATCGCCCGACGCTCGAAGTGGCGCTTCGCCTTCGCTGGCTCTTTGTCGGCGTAGCCGTCGCACTCTTCGTCGGCGCCGTCGTCCTCTTCACCCGGCTCGGAGCGGAGTTCGTGCCGCAGCTCGACGAAGGCTCCTACGCGGCTCACATGATCCGCACAACCAGCATCGGGCTCGACGCCGCCATCGCCATGCAGGAGCGGTCGGAAAAAATCCTGAAGGAGCGATTCCCCGAGGTGACCTACACGTTTTCCCGCATCGGCACCTCGGAGGTCGCGACGGACCCGATGGGCGTCAACGTCGCTGACACCTACATCTTCTACAAGCCCTTCGACCAGTGGCCGAAGGACGAACACGGCCACACGCCGACCAAGGACGAGGTCGCCACACGCATGGCGGCGGAACTCGCCGCCCAACTACCGGCCGAGTCCCACCTCTTCTCCCAGCCCATCGAGATGCGGTTTAACGAAATTCTGGAAGGCACCCGGGCTGACATTGCCGTGAAGGTGTTTGGCGACGACTACGCGGAAATCGAGCGCATCGCCTCCGAGGCCCGCGAGATTCTCGAACGGGTTCCCGGTGCGGCCGACGTGGAGTTCGACGCCCTGGGCAAGGCCCCGATGCTGGAGATCAAGCTCAAGCGCGACGCCATGACCCGTTACAACGTCCATGCAAGCGAGGTGAATGCCACCGTGGCAACCGCGCTCGCTGGCACGGAGACCGGTGTGATTGTGGACGGCAATCGCCGGTATCCGATCGTCGTCCGGCTTCCGGAAAACCTCCGCGCCGCCTTCGACGAACTCAAGCACCTGCCGCTGCGCTCCTCCCACGAGGAAGGAGTCATCACCCTTGGGCAGGTCGCCGATTTCGTCATTACCGAGAAGGTCAACACCATCGCCCGCGAATTCGGCCAACGCCGCGCCGCCATCATGGTGAACCTTCGCGGTCGCGATGTGGAGAGCTTCGTCCTCGAAGCCCGCGCGAAGGTCAATGAGTCGATCAAGCTGCCCCCAGGCTACTCCATCGAGTTCGGTGGGCAGTTCAAAAACCTCCAAGAAGCCCGCGCCCGCCTTGCGGTCATCGTTCCGGTGGCGCTCGCCGTCATCTTCCTCCTAATCTTCTTCGCCTTCGGCAGCCTGCGCCAGGCGTCACTCGTCTTCTCGGGCATCCCTCTTGCTGTCACCGGCGGCGTCTTTGCCCTCTGGCTGCGCGACCTGCCGTTCTCGATTTCCGCGGGCATCGGCTTCATCGCCCTTTCCGGCGTGGCTGTGCTCAACGGCGTCATGCTCGTGAGCTACTTCAACCAACTCCGCGAACTTGGCCGAACAGTCCGCGAGGCTACCATCGAAGGTTCTCTCACCCGCCTGCGGCCAGTGCTAATGACAGCCCTTGTGGCCTCACTCGGCTTCCTGCCCATGGCGCTCGCCCACGGCGCGGGTGCCGAGGTCCAGCGTCCGCTCGCGACCGTTGTCATAGGCGGCATCGTCAGCGCGACCTTCCTCACGCTCGTGCTGCTGCCCGCACTATATGACTGGTTCGAGCGGGACACGAATTCTGGCTCATCGGAACAAGCCTCAACCTGA
- a CDS encoding TolC family protein gives MKPTVSTPSSIIRPALGLVLLALAGVVRAQSTSAEAAPAVSLSTLVSEITAKNPELAFYEAELDATKAGRKVAGTRENPELSVSVGRKRVTDPLGALAGEGTAWSVSVSQTFDWPGRLALRKAIANQDIVLAELGLARFKAALASRARTLTYGLYAAHERAAAAAEVASRYQALRELFLAREPGGITPLLETRVIEAQELTLQKRATEAQLAVHAALVELNQLRGLPVDTPVTVAPVKLALGSAPDLDRILSAARENSFEFRAAKLELEQQGLVVSLARNEGRPSFTVSPYLSQEKAGDKERTFGIGLSVPLPVTGRAGANIAAAEARRRQAETSVLVAQRNMEREVITVTHRLAAKLAESAKWTPDAARRFREAAELADRHYRLGAVPISTYVELQNSYLEAIEALYETQLEALEAAGTLQLLTGLELNAVETQP, from the coding sequence ATGAAGCCCACTGTTTCCACGCCCTCCTCAATCATCCGCCCGGCTCTCGGGTTGGTGCTCCTCGCCCTCGCAGGCGTCGTGCGCGCCCAGAGCACGTCCGCCGAAGCCGCTCCCGCCGTTTCCCTGTCCACGCTCGTCAGCGAAATCACGGCCAAGAATCCCGAACTCGCCTTCTATGAGGCGGAGCTCGATGCCACCAAGGCCGGCCGCAAGGTCGCAGGCACCCGAGAAAACCCCGAACTCTCCGTGAGCGTGGGCCGCAAGCGCGTCACCGACCCGTTAGGTGCCCTTGCGGGTGAAGGCACCGCTTGGTCCGTGTCGGTATCCCAGACCTTCGATTGGCCGGGTCGTCTCGCTCTCCGCAAGGCCATCGCCAACCAGGACATCGTCCTCGCGGAACTCGGTCTGGCGCGCTTCAAGGCCGCACTTGCCAGTCGCGCACGCACGCTCACCTACGGGCTTTATGCCGCCCATGAACGCGCCGCCGCTGCCGCTGAAGTGGCCTCACGCTATCAGGCGCTGCGCGAACTCTTCCTCGCCCGAGAGCCCGGCGGCATCACTCCGCTGCTGGAGACGCGGGTCATCGAGGCGCAGGAGCTGACGCTTCAAAAGCGCGCCACCGAGGCCCAACTCGCCGTCCATGCAGCCCTCGTCGAATTGAATCAGCTTCGCGGCCTCCCGGTAGATACCCCAGTCACGGTCGCGCCGGTCAAACTCGCCCTGGGCTCCGCGCCCGATCTCGACCGCATTCTGTCCGCTGCTCGCGAGAACAGTTTTGAATTCAGGGCGGCAAAGCTCGAATTGGAGCAACAGGGGCTCGTCGTGTCACTGGCCCGCAATGAAGGCCGCCCAAGTTTCACTGTCAGCCCCTACCTGTCCCAGGAAAAGGCCGGCGACAAGGAGCGCACCTTCGGCATCGGCCTGTCCGTGCCATTGCCAGTGACCGGTCGCGCCGGCGCAAACATCGCGGCTGCCGAGGCCCGCCGCCGTCAGGCTGAAACCTCGGTCTTGGTCGCCCAGCGCAACATGGAGCGCGAGGTCATCACCGTTACCCACCGCCTCGCCGCCAAGCTGGCGGAATCCGCCAAGTGGACGCCCGACGCAGCCCGAAGGTTCCGCGAAGCGGCCGAACTGGCAGACCGCCATTACCGACTCGGTGCGGTGCCTATCTCCACCTACGTGGAGCTGCAAAATTCCTACCTCGAAGCGATTGAAGCTCTTTACGAGACCCAGTTGGAAGCCCTTGAAGCCGCCGGCACACTCCAACTCCTGACCGGTCTCGAACTCAACGCCGTGGAGACCCAGCCATGA